Proteins co-encoded in one Brassica oleracea var. oleracea cultivar TO1000 chromosome C4, BOL, whole genome shotgun sequence genomic window:
- the LOC106339878 gene encoding GDSL esterase/lipase At1g54790 isoform X1 has translation MAPTVNNLSVVLFIFISFLSSTLSLILKYPAIVNFGDSNSDTGNLISAGIESVNPPYGQTYFKLPSGRYCDGRLIVDFLLDAMDMPFLNPYLDSLGLPNFKKGCNFAAAGSTILPANPTSVSPFSFDLQISQFIRFKSRALELLAKTGRRYEKYLPPSDYYAKGLYLIDIGQNDIAGAFYSKTLDQVFASIPSTLETFEAGLKRLYKEGARNFWIHNTGPLGCLAQNIAKFGTDSTKLDEFGCVSSHNQAAKLFNLQLHALSNKFQAQLPDSNVTYIDIFSIKSNLIANYSQYGFENPIMVCCGIGGAPLNYDSRISCGQTEVLDGTTITAKACNDSSEYIIWDGIHYTEAANHFVSDQILTGKYSDPAFSDQMPFLLSIKL, from the exons ATGGCTCCCACAGTAAACAATCTCTCAGTTGTTCTCTTCATCTTCATCTCCTTTTTGTCCTCAACTCTCTCTCTAATCCTAAAATACCCGGCAATCGTCAACTTTGGGGATTCAAATTCCGATACGGGTAATCTTATCTCCGCGGGGATTGAAAGTGTTAATCCACCGTATGGCCAGACGTACTTCAAGCTTCCCTCAGGAAGATATTGTGACGGGCGCCTTATTGTAGATTTTCTAT TGGATGCAATGGACATGCCGTTTCTAAATCCGTATTTGGATTCATTAGGCTTACCGAATTTCAAAAAAGGGTGTAACTTTGCAGCAGCCGGATCCACCATTCTTCCCGCAAACCCTACCTCTGTTTCTCCGTTCTCCTTTGATCTTCAAATCTCTCAATTTATTCGGTTCAAATCAAGGGCACTTGAACTACTTGCTAAAACAG GAAGGAGATATGAAAAGTACTTGCCACCATCTGATTATTATGCAAAAGGACTATACCTGATTGACATAGGCCAAAATGATATTGCTGGTGCCTTTTACTCCAAGACTCTTGACCAAGTTTTTGCCTCTATTCCTTCCACTCTTGAAACTTTTGAAGCTGGGCTCAAG AGGCTGTATAAAGAAGGAGCTAGAAACTTTTGGATACACAACACAGGACCTTTAGGATGTTTGGCTCAAAATATTGCAAAATTTGGGACAGATTCAACAAAGCTTGATGAGTTTGGATGTGTTAGTTCCCATAACCAAGCAGCCAAACTGTTCAATCTGCAACTCCATGCTCTCTCGAACAAATTTCAAGCGCAACTCCCTGATTCAAATGTTACTTACATTGATATCTTCTCGATCAAATCCAATCTCATCGCTAACTATTCTCAATACG GTTTCGAAAACCCCATAATGGTCTGTTGTGGAATTGGTGGAGCACCTCTAAATTATGATAGTCGCATTTCGTGTGGCCAAACTGAAGTCTTAGATGGGACAACAATAACGGCCAAAGCATGCAACGATAGTTCCGAGTACATAATCTGGGATGGAATTCACTATACCGAAGCCGCAAACCATTTTGTTTCAGATCAGATCTTAACCGGGAAGTATTCTGATCCAGCGTTTTCAGATCAGATGCCATTTCTTCTGAGCATAAAACTTTAA
- the LOC106339878 gene encoding GDSL esterase/lipase At1g54790 isoform X2 — protein MRISFIVFIFVTIYIQKSNSVDFKYLSVFNFGDSNSDTGDLVADLGVHLDLPNGQNYFKISSQRFCDGRLVIDYLMDAMDMPFLNPYLDSLGLPNFKKGCNFAAAGSTILPANPTSVSPFSFDLQISQFIRFKSRALELLAKTGRRYEKYLPPSDYYAKGLYLIDIGQNDIAGAFYSKTLDQVFASIPSTLETFEAGLKRLYKEGARNFWIHNTGPLGCLAQNIAKFGTDSTKLDEFGCVSSHNQAAKLFNLQLHALSNKFQAQLPDSNVTYIDIFSIKSNLIANYSQYGFENPIMVCCGIGGAPLNYDSRISCGQTEVLDGTTITAKACNDSSEYIIWDGIHYTEAANHFVSDQILTGKYSDPAFSDQMPFLLSIKL, from the exons ATGAGAATCTCTTTTATCGTCTTCATATTTGTTACCATTTATATACAAAAATCAAACTCCGTTGATTTTAAATATTTGTCTGTTTTTAATTTCGGAGATTCTAATTCCGATACTGGTGATCTCGTGGCGGACCTTGGCGTTCATCTTGACCTTCCTAACGGCCAAAATTACTTCAAAATTTCTTCCCAAAGATTCTGCGATGGACGTCTTGTCATAGATTATCTAA TGGATGCAATGGACATGCCGTTTCTAAATCCGTATTTGGATTCATTAGGCTTACCGAATTTCAAAAAAGGGTGTAACTTTGCAGCAGCCGGATCCACCATTCTTCCCGCAAACCCTACCTCTGTTTCTCCGTTCTCCTTTGATCTTCAAATCTCTCAATTTATTCGGTTCAAATCAAGGGCACTTGAACTACTTGCTAAAACAG GAAGGAGATATGAAAAGTACTTGCCACCATCTGATTATTATGCAAAAGGACTATACCTGATTGACATAGGCCAAAATGATATTGCTGGTGCCTTTTACTCCAAGACTCTTGACCAAGTTTTTGCCTCTATTCCTTCCACTCTTGAAACTTTTGAAGCTGGGCTCAAG AGGCTGTATAAAGAAGGAGCTAGAAACTTTTGGATACACAACACAGGACCTTTAGGATGTTTGGCTCAAAATATTGCAAAATTTGGGACAGATTCAACAAAGCTTGATGAGTTTGGATGTGTTAGTTCCCATAACCAAGCAGCCAAACTGTTCAATCTGCAACTCCATGCTCTCTCGAACAAATTTCAAGCGCAACTCCCTGATTCAAATGTTACTTACATTGATATCTTCTCGATCAAATCCAATCTCATCGCTAACTATTCTCAATACG GTTTCGAAAACCCCATAATGGTCTGTTGTGGAATTGGTGGAGCACCTCTAAATTATGATAGTCGCATTTCGTGTGGCCAAACTGAAGTCTTAGATGGGACAACAATAACGGCCAAAGCATGCAACGATAGTTCCGAGTACATAATCTGGGATGGAATTCACTATACCGAAGCCGCAAACCATTTTGTTTCAGATCAGATCTTAACCGGGAAGTATTCTGATCCAGCGTTTTCAGATCAGATGCCATTTCTTCTGAGCATAAAACTTTAA